In the genome of Rhodamnia argentea isolate NSW1041297 chromosome 3, ASM2092103v1, whole genome shotgun sequence, one region contains:
- the LOC115725885 gene encoding uncharacterized protein LOC115725885, whose amino-acid sequence MGQLKLNFTSSLLLSLVLFLIVDFPSSSSGTSSSAAASSGATPPTRRQQLQEFRIKNVPPPPFLDRGYHKKRKAAKRKPPTDDLRTRPFSVMLPKGSVPPSGSSPCHNDNPVGSVAVYCSLSTTKGHRLRP is encoded by the coding sequence ATGGGTCAACTAAAGTTGAACTTCACGTCATCCCTCCTCCTCTCGCTGGTCCTTTTCTTGATCGTcgatttcccttcttcttccagcGGAACCTCATCATCGGCCGCCGCGTCTTCAGGCGCAACTCCACCGACTCGCCGACAACAGCTACAGGAGTTCCGCATCAAGAATGTGCCCCCGCCTCCGTTCCTGGACAGAGGATACCACAAGAAGAGGAAGGCTGCGAAGCGGAAACCGCCGACTGATGACCTGAGGACCAGGCCGTTCTCGGTCATGCTTCCCAAGGGTTCTGTTCCTCCTTCTGGTTCATCTCCGTGCCACAACGACAACCCTGTCGGATCGGTTGCGGTGTACTGTAGCCTCTCGACCACAAAAGGCCACCGATTGAGGCCGTGA